One stretch of Enterobacter sp. RHBSTW-00994 DNA includes these proteins:
- a CDS encoding lytic polysaccharide monooxygenase, translating to MDFPKARQYECKSQGNHWTPATMKSAACRAALENSSAKQAAFDNWNGYTGFAMAPHSQQDARKAVPDGMLCTGNHPEYSGFNQPRSDWTTTTLQPDSSGKVGMKYYYTARHAPSFIEFYINKKNVDPTKKALGWDDVELLKRFEIEPGDASSTHTVNVSIPSDRTGKAIIFTRWQRYDAAGEGFYNCSDVNIKTRDGSEIPDENGTGDDDQVSGWVDKGAFITTADNPAVGEQVRFRLMGGTRGDNIVDVSLAISAANVANNKWIVELGQLLNREHSNLLQIGQQTADETITFNEQQPRLNHVFLSDQSYGYAVEIVKNAETPVIVLDSYTLEPIATLSTTSGYPVTGSSKSEVNWQWKRIAGDSRIVAAPANQAKTEIRIPGGVRGGTVATFELSGTSPKGSVGKAILKVNVLAAEVIATGPVSIAADKGGQYRARANFDNNKGEVTYLWSLLKNSTEVSGGIDNRGSIKTGLPAGDYLVKVVAESSDGERKATRTSALKITASDDSDKTGDYEGWKASKTYTAGNTVTWNGVNYIARNWTRSEPGKGGDWKLHHNRVAVEWQSTMVYVMGNVVNYQGQEYKASQWISQNNVPGVSVLWKLQ from the coding sequence ATGGATTTCCCCAAAGCACGCCAGTATGAATGTAAATCACAAGGTAATCACTGGACTCCGGCTACCATGAAGAGTGCGGCTTGTCGGGCTGCGCTGGAAAATAGTTCCGCAAAACAGGCTGCTTTTGATAACTGGAATGGTTATACCGGTTTTGCCATGGCGCCACACAGTCAACAGGATGCCCGAAAAGCAGTACCTGACGGCATGCTTTGCACCGGAAATCACCCAGAATATTCAGGCTTCAACCAGCCACGATCTGACTGGACCACGACGACATTGCAACCAGACAGCAGTGGTAAGGTCGGCATGAAATATTACTACACAGCACGGCATGCCCCCTCATTTATTGAATTTTATATTAATAAAAAAAATGTCGATCCCACTAAAAAAGCACTCGGATGGGATGATGTTGAACTACTAAAACGCTTCGAGATCGAGCCAGGTGATGCCAGCTCAACCCATACCGTCAATGTCTCTATCCCCTCAGATCGAACAGGAAAAGCGATTATTTTCACCCGCTGGCAACGTTATGACGCCGCCGGTGAGGGTTTCTACAACTGTAGTGATGTGAATATCAAAACCCGTGATGGTTCGGAAATCCCGGATGAAAACGGTACAGGAGATGACGATCAGGTCTCCGGATGGGTTGATAAAGGTGCTTTCATCACCACGGCTGATAATCCGGCTGTCGGCGAACAAGTTCGCTTTCGTTTGATGGGGGGCACACGCGGCGACAATATTGTCGATGTGAGTCTCGCTATCTCCGCTGCGAATGTTGCTAACAATAAATGGATTGTCGAACTCGGGCAGTTGCTGAATCGCGAGCACAGTAATTTACTGCAAATTGGGCAGCAGACCGCAGATGAAACGATCACTTTCAACGAACAGCAACCGCGACTGAATCACGTTTTCCTCAGTGACCAAAGTTATGGTTACGCCGTTGAAATTGTGAAAAATGCAGAAACGCCGGTGATCGTCCTTGATAGTTATACGCTTGAACCCATTGCGACTCTCAGCACGACTTCTGGCTATCCAGTGACCGGTAGCAGCAAATCGGAAGTAAACTGGCAATGGAAACGTATCGCAGGCGATAGTCGTATCGTTGCAGCCCCAGCCAATCAGGCGAAAACCGAGATACGCATACCTGGCGGGGTTCGGGGTGGAACCGTGGCGACATTTGAACTATCAGGAACCAGTCCTAAAGGTTCTGTCGGTAAAGCAATACTGAAGGTGAACGTACTTGCAGCAGAAGTTATTGCGACTGGACCAGTCAGTATTGCGGCGGATAAAGGCGGTCAATATCGTGCCAGGGCTAATTTTGACAACAACAAAGGGGAAGTCACATACCTTTGGTCTCTGCTGAAGAATAGCACTGAAGTTTCCGGAGGTATTGATAACAGAGGCAGTATAAAAACGGGCTTGCCTGCCGGAGACTACCTGGTAAAAGTCGTTGCAGAATCTTCTGATGGGGAACGTAAAGCAACCCGCACCTCAGCGCTAAAAATAACGGCGAGCGATGACAGTGACAAAACGGGTGACTACGAGGGATGGAAAGCCAGTAAAACCTACACAGCCGGAAATACGGTGACCTGGAACGGGGTGAACTATATCGCCCGAAACTGGACCAGAAGTGAACCCGGGAAAGGTGGCGACTGGAAATTGCATCATAACCGGGTTGCCGTAGAGTGGCAGTCAACGATGGTTTACGTTATGGGTAATGTCGTCAACTATCAGGGGCAGGAATATAAAGCCAGCCAATGGATCTCACAGAATAATGTACCCGGTGTGAGTGTACTCTGGAAATTGCAGTAA
- a CDS encoding cytochrome b/b6 domain-containing protein yields the protein MYKMRAEEHMNCKGNTRYDIFTRVLHWLVAIVIIYAMAMGYILHAIEGTRWFNFFSVLNMSLGTIATPVMIVRFVWRFFRKSVPYPAWLGVRKKQIVVFVHEIFYLAIFIVLISGFLMLQSDYNLFGLVHITHPVKTVEVNEFFFKLHRISCIVLGAILLIHVTAVIHHVKGGSRDILHRMI from the coding sequence ATGTATAAAATGAGAGCGGAGGAACATATGAATTGTAAGGGAAATACGCGTTACGATATCTTTACTCGAGTATTACACTGGTTAGTCGCCATCGTGATTATTTATGCAATGGCGATGGGTTATATTTTACACGCCATAGAAGGAACGCGATGGTTCAACTTTTTCTCCGTCTTAAATATGTCGTTAGGAACGATTGCAACACCTGTCATGATTGTGCGTTTTGTCTGGCGATTTTTTCGTAAATCTGTTCCCTATCCTGCATGGTTGGGCGTGCGTAAAAAACAAATTGTCGTATTTGTTCATGAGATTTTTTATCTTGCGATTTTCATTGTATTAATCAGTGGTTTTTTGATGTTGCAAAGTGATTATAATTTATTCGGCTTGGTTCATATTACGCATCCCGTGAAAACAGTAGAAGTTAACGAATTCTTTTTTAAGTTGCACCGTATTAGTTGTATTGTGCTAGGGGCTATTTTGTTGATACATGTCACTGCTGTAATTCATCATGTGAAAGGTGGTTCTCGTGATATTCTTCATCGTATGATTTAA
- a CDS encoding response regulator transcription factor, which produces MQKTILIADDHPVYLLGLRTLLQTRSDRYRIIHEALNADDMMDKLAQTPVDIIITDLSMPSHRYPDGLTMIQLLTRRYPESTIVVITMITNPDLLACLRRCGVKAVLSKNSLSSTLLNKLHGTTQGAIPAEIPQLRLTLREIEVTRLLLRGMTVNQIGEHLNRTKQTISAQKNSVMRKLGASSDFQLFQYAQRLGLDN; this is translated from the coding sequence ATGCAAAAAACCATTCTTATTGCTGATGATCATCCCGTTTATCTTTTGGGATTACGTACGTTATTGCAAACACGTAGCGATCGTTATCGCATCATTCATGAAGCGCTCAACGCCGATGACATGATGGACAAACTGGCGCAGACGCCTGTAGACATTATCATTACCGACCTGAGCATGCCCAGTCATCGTTACCCTGATGGCTTAACAATGATTCAATTACTCACCCGCCGTTATCCTGAAAGCACCATTGTCGTAATCACCATGATCACCAATCCAGATTTGCTGGCATGTTTGCGCCGCTGTGGTGTTAAGGCCGTACTGAGTAAAAATAGCCTATCATCCACATTATTAAACAAACTACATGGCACAACGCAGGGGGCAATACCTGCAGAAATACCGCAACTCCGGCTTACATTGCGTGAAATTGAAGTGACACGTCTATTGCTGCGTGGCATGACCGTCAATCAAATTGGTGAACATCTCAATCGCACCAAACAAACAATCAGCGCGCAGAAAAATAGCGTGATGCGTAAACTGGGTGCGTCCAGTGATTTTCAGCTATTTCAATATGCACAACGGCTGGGACTGGACAACTGA
- a CDS encoding A24 family peptidase, with the protein MVILFFTLTGAIIGSFCNVVIYRLPLMLNGEEFTLSWPPSHCPGCRQRIRICHNIPILGWLMLMGRSACCGRAISWRYLTVEITMALLFTIIIWQQGITWQSTFDLFAVAMLIPLLFIDIDTMLLPDRLTLPFLLLALAFSASGRSVVEFHQAFIAAISGFGIPWFVARIYSGLCRKEGMGIGDMKLFAGLGAWLGPQALLDIILWSSVSALLVALVLLKTRPSQPFPFGPYPVIAAISWMLIHSSIM; encoded by the coding sequence ATGGTTATTCTCTTTTTCACCCTCACGGGGGCTATTATTGGCAGTTTCTGTAATGTGGTGATTTATCGTTTACCCCTAATGCTTAACGGTGAAGAGTTCACTCTCTCGTGGCCGCCTTCCCACTGTCCTGGTTGCAGGCAGCGGATCAGAATTTGTCACAATATCCCCATTCTGGGCTGGCTCATGCTAATGGGACGTAGTGCGTGCTGCGGTCGGGCAATTTCCTGGCGTTATCTGACGGTTGAAATAACCATGGCACTATTGTTTACTATTATTATCTGGCAACAGGGAATAACATGGCAAAGCACTTTTGACTTGTTTGCTGTGGCAATGTTAATACCGCTTCTCTTTATCGACATTGATACAATGTTACTCCCTGATCGCTTGACATTACCTTTTTTGCTCCTTGCACTTGCCTTTTCGGCCAGTGGGCGATCTGTAGTGGAATTCCATCAGGCATTTATTGCCGCGATTTCTGGTTTTGGCATCCCCTGGTTTGTTGCTCGTATTTATAGTGGTTTATGCAGGAAGGAAGGTATGGGAATAGGGGATATGAAACTTTTTGCAGGCCTGGGGGCCTGGTTGGGACCTCAGGCGTTGTTGGATATTATATTATGGTCTTCAGTCTCAGCACTGCTGGTAGCTTTAGTTTTGCTGAAAACCAGGCCCAGCCAGCCATTTCCTTTCGGCCCTTATCCTGTGATCGCAGCAATTAGCTGGATGCTAATTCATTCCTCAATCATGTAA